The DNA segment GAAAATCGAACCGCTGCCCAAGGAATTTTTCTTGTGGCTGATACTCCTCTCGATTGGCGTGTTCGGGTTCTTCATCTCCATCAACCTCTTCACGATGTTCATGTTCTATGAGATAGCCCTTATCCCCATGTACCTGCTCATCGGTGTGTGGGGGAGCGGCAACAAGACCTACTCGGCCATGAAGCTGACCTTGATGCTCATGGGCGGTTCGGCTCTTCTGCTGGTGGGTATCCTGGGCATCTACTTCAACTCTTCGGCCGATGGGAATCTGACCATGAATATCCTCGAAATAGCCCGTAACAATGCCATACCCCACGAGATGCAATATTATCTCTTCCCGCTCACATTTGTGGGATTCGGCGTGCTGGGAGCCATGTTCCCCTTCCACACATGGTCGCCCGACGGTCACGCCTCGGCGCCTACGGCCGTGTCGATGTTGCACGCCGGTGTGCTCATGAAACTGGGAGGTTACGGCTGCTTCCGCGTGGCCATGTACCTCATGCCTTGGGCTACTACCGAACTGTCGTGGATTTTCTTGATTCTTACCGGTATCAGTGTTGTCTATGGGGCATTCAGCGCTTGCGTGCAGACCGACCTCAAATACATCAACGCCTACTCTTCGGTGAGCCACTGCGGTCTTGTGCTCTTCGCCTTGCTCATGTGGAACACCACCGCCATGACCGGTGCCGTGTTGCAGATGCTCTCGCACGGATTGATGACGGCTCTCTTCTTTGCCCTCATCGGTATGATTTACGGTCGTACCCACACCCGTGACATTCGCGAGATGGGTGGGCTTATGAAAATCATGCCTTTCCTCTCGGCCTGCTATGTGATTGCCGGTCTTGCTTCACTGGGTCTTCCCGGACTGAGCGGCTTCGTGGCCGAGATGACTGTCTTTGTCGGTTCGTTCCAGTGGGACGATACTTTCCGTCGCGTCTTTACCATCGTAGCCTGCACCTCTATTGTGATTACCGCCGTCTATATTTTGCGGGTGGTCGGCAAGTTGCTCTATGGTAAAGTGCAGAACGAGCACCATCGTGAGTTGACCGATGCCGCTTGGTTTGAACGCCTTTCGGCTATCACCCTCATCGTGGGTGTAGCCGCCATCGGTATGGCTCCGGGTTGGATTGCCAATCTTATCAGCGACAGCATGAGTGTGATCAGTGAACGTATTTTGCAATATATCTAATCAGAAACTAAGTATATGGATTTTTCAAACTTTCTGTGGATGCGCGATGAGTTGTCGCTCTTGACAATTATTCTTGTCCTCTTCCTTTACGACACATTCGGCACGGAGAAGAGCCGCCGCGCTTTCTCGTGGGTGGCCTGCCTGTTGCTGGCAGCCCAGACGGCTTTCCTCTTTTTCAATCCCGTGACGGGGGAAGCCTTCGGCGGTATGTACCAGACATCGCCCGTCATCAACGTCGTGAAAATCGTACTCAATATAGGAACCTTGCTGGTACTCATTCAGGCCAATGCCTGGGCCAAGTCGCCCGACATGGCGGTGCGCCGGGGTGAGTTCTACGTCCTCACGCTCATGACCCTGCTGGGTATGTACCTGATGATTTCCTCGGGCAACTTCCTGCTCTTCTTCATCGGGCTCGAAATGGCATCGCTGCCCCTCACGGCCTTGGTGGCCATTGAGAAGTACCACCAGCTCTCCTACGAGGCGGCTGCCAAATATGTCTTTGTGGCGCTCTTTTCCTCGTCGCTCATGCTGTTGGGCATCTCCTTCATCTACGGCGCCGTGGGTACGCTCTATTTTACCGACATGGCGGCTCAACTCCTGGGTACCCCGCTGCTCTATGTGGGCCTCGTGCTTTTCCTGGCCGGCATGGGCTTCAAAATTTCCATCGTGCCCTTCCACCTCTGGACGGCCGATGTTTACCAGGGCGCTCCGACCTCTATCACCGCCTATCTCTCGGTTATCTCAAAAGGGGCTGCGGCCTTTGCCTTGATGGTGGTTC comes from the Candidatus Caccoplasma merdavium genome and includes:
- a CDS encoding NADH-quinone oxidoreductase subunit N, whose product is MDFSNFLWMRDELSLLTIILVLFLYDTFGTEKSRRAFSWVACLLLAAQTAFLFFNPVTGEAFGGMYQTSPVINVVKIVLNIGTLLVLIQANAWAKSPDMAVRRGEFYVLTLMTLLGMYLMISSGNFLLFFIGLEMASLPLTALVAIEKYHQLSYEAAAKYVFVALFSSSLMLLGISFIYGAVGTLYFTDMAAQLLGTPLLYVGLVLFLAGMGFKISIVPFHLWTADVYQGAPTSITAYLSVISKGAAAFALMVVLFKVFSSVAVVWQPVLWGLIVITITIGNLFAVRQKNLKRFMAFSSISQAGYILLGVIAGSAVGMTSLIYYVLVYVFSNLAVFGVISVIENATGKVGMDDYNGLYRTNPKLSVAMMLALFSLAGIPPFAGFFSKFFIFYAAVEEGFYVLVFIALLNTIISLYYYLLVVKAMFIRQDDCVIPTIQSDGASKLSISLCVLGVLLVGLISGIYSSITPLSFGM
- a CDS encoding NADH-quinone oxidoreductase subunit M, translated to MNFLSLFVLIPLLMMAGLALSKEMKQIRAVAVIGSSLQLVLSFVLLFMFLGERAAGNTAEMLFVADTVWYAPLGIHYTVGVDGVSVAMLVLSAIIVFAGVFASWKIEPLPKEFFLWLILLSIGVFGFFISINLFTMFMFYEIALIPMYLLIGVWGSGNKTYSAMKLTLMLMGGSALLLVGILGIYFNSSADGNLTMNILEIARNNAIPHEMQYYLFPLTFVGFGVLGAMFPFHTWSPDGHASAPTAVSMLHAGVLMKLGGYGCFRVAMYLMPWATTELSWIFLILTGISVVYGAFSACVQTDLKYINAYSSVSHCGLVLFALLMWNTTAMTGAVLQMLSHGLMTALFFALIGMIYGRTHTRDIREMGGLMKIMPFLSACYVIAGLASLGLPGLSGFVAEMTVFVGSFQWDDTFRRVFTIVACTSIVITAVYILRVVGKLLYGKVQNEHHRELTDAAWFERLSAITLIVGVAAIGMAPGWIANLISDSMSVISERILQYI